The sequence below is a genomic window from Candidatus Neomarinimicrobiota bacterium.
CAGCTTCCCGGCGTCTTTCAGGCTGGAACCGAGACCAAGGGGGAAACGACCCACCGGGCATTGGAGCTATTGGTTCAGGAGATTACCCGCATGAATGAAGCGGGAATTACACCGGCGGAGTTTGACCGGGCCAGAGCCTCTATCATCAACCGGGATGTCTTCAAGTATGACGAGCCCAATAAAATCGCCCGTCAGTTGCTAAACCTGAAGTTTGAAGGTAAACCCCAGTCCTATCTCACTGATGCGGTGAAGGGATATCAATCATTGACCCTGGAAGAGGTAAATGCCGCTGCCAGAAAATACCTTCGACCGGAGCAGTTGTTGATCATGGTTGTGGGCAATCCCGACCTGTTCGAAAAACCAATTGATGATTTTGGCAAAGTTACGGTAATCGACCTGGAGCAGGATGCATAGACTGATGGCCATTTAAGAACAGATAATCCGACACGATTTCTAATCAGCCCCGCCAGGTAATGGTGGGGCTTTTTTATACCAGTCGATATCTGCGTAATTCTATTGCAAGCTGGCGAGCTTTATTGGCAGTCACCTTGTTCAGGGTGCTCCAGAACTTTGGTCCGTGATTTTTTACCTGTGTATGCACCAACTCATGCAGCAGGATATAATCCTGTAAATGTGTGGGTAGAGAATCGATCTTCAGGTTCAAACTGATATTATTTTCCCGGGAGCAGCTACCCCAGCGGGTGCGTTGGCGGCGGAATGTTATCCGATTATATCTGAAATGATATTTTTCTGCCAGGACCGAAATTCGATGGGACAATGTTCTGGCAGCGATCGTTATATCTTCTGGTAGCGGCACCAGAATTTTGGACGACTGGTGTGCTTCGGTAAGCATGCGCTGCTGTTGCTTTAAAATCCAATCTCGGTGTGACTCCACGAACGAAGCCGCAGCAGAAATTGGGATTCCCGCGGGGACCGCGACACGAACAAAGTCGGGTGATTTCACGGTAATATTCAATCGTTTTGCTCGTTGGCTGGCAACATAGCAAATGGTTCCCAGGCCTGGATGATTTTGGGTTTTTTCAGTTGTCACCATGGCGGCGAAATTTATCAGAATTCCCCCTGTTTTCCAGTTATCTCTCCCTGCGAATACAATTTGGTGATAGTGAAAATAATCTATTAGTTTAAAACACCATCATTTGAACAAGGGAGGGGTCATGTCTGCCATCCGCCACTTATTGACGATAAACGCGCCACCGGAACGGATTTACAAAGCGCTTACCGAGGAGGAAGGACTCCAATCCTGGTGGACAGAAAACGCTAAGGCACGGCCGGAAATTGGTTCTGTTGCTGTTTTTGACTTTGGTGCCCGATTTCATAACGAGATGAAAATTGACGAACTTGTTCCACCGGAGCGTGTGGTCTGGACCTGCATCAAGGGCGATGAGGAATGGCTTGCCACACACTTCACATTT
It includes:
- a CDS encoding SRPBCC domain-containing protein, encoding MSAIRHLLTINAPPERIYKALTEEEGLQSWWTENAKARPEIGSVAVFDFGARFHNEMKIDELVPPERVVWTCIKGDEEWLATHFTFEITRIPGGSELRFAHTNWREETDFFASCSYNWAYYLSSLKEYCEKGEGRPYDGN
- a CDS encoding M48 family metallopeptidase, producing MVTTEKTQNHPGLGTICYVASQRAKRLNITVKSPDFVRVAVPAGIPISAAASFVESHRDWILKQQQRMLTEAHQSSKILVPLPEDITIAARTLSHRISVLAEKYHFRYNRITFRRQRTRWGSCSRENNISLNLKIDSLPTHLQDYILLHELVHTQVKNHGPKFWSTLNKVTANKARQLAIELRRYRLV